One Streptomyces sp. NBC_00454 genomic region harbors:
- a CDS encoding DUF6193 family natural product biosynthesis protein produces MPTPPDPAAPYPDVAARGSLASALRAAAEGGLDAVAVTSPDAEPLLHATAVGRLPHREPLRIRARSYQRQWSVRGAESSQDMALIDGETEDLAEVARAVRAWCDGLALEDVRRAAPFVHLTGRFEVPDREPSRLVESEWQGMRREAAELEYVWQEGYQSLIEAAHAEPALRALYPFTSHWALRFSTTTRPDLTVVGPSLSANSDGTYGVGTGFITPDLGLFATAQEAVAVAVRHLPSGLGATTLGG; encoded by the coding sequence GTGCCCACCCCTCCTGATCCCGCAGCCCCGTACCCCGACGTCGCGGCACGCGGCAGCCTCGCCTCAGCCCTACGGGCCGCGGCGGAGGGCGGCTTGGACGCCGTCGCCGTCACGTCCCCGGATGCCGAGCCGCTGCTCCACGCGACCGCCGTCGGCCGCCTGCCGCACCGGGAGCCGCTGCGGATCAGGGCCCGGTCGTACCAACGGCAGTGGTCGGTCCGCGGTGCGGAGTCGTCCCAGGACATGGCCCTCATCGACGGCGAGACGGAAGACCTGGCCGAGGTCGCTCGGGCCGTCCGCGCGTGGTGCGACGGGTTGGCTCTGGAGGACGTCCGCCGGGCGGCGCCCTTCGTGCACCTGACCGGCCGGTTCGAGGTGCCTGACCGCGAGCCCTCTCGACTGGTCGAGTCGGAGTGGCAGGGCATGCGGCGGGAGGCGGCCGAACTGGAGTACGTCTGGCAGGAGGGGTACCAAAGCCTGATCGAGGCAGCGCATGCCGAGCCTGCGCTACGGGCCCTCTACCCGTTCACGAGCCACTGGGCGCTGCGCTTCTCGACGACCACGCGCCCGGACCTGACCGTCGTCGGACCGAGCCTGAGCGCGAACAGCGACGGCACGTACGGGGTGGGCACAGGCTTCATCACTCCGGACCTCGGCCTGTTCGCCACAGCGCAGGAGGCCGTGGCAGTGGCAGTGCGCCACCTTCCGTCAGGTCTCGGCGCAACCACGCTCGGCGGGTGA